DNA from Corynebacterium stationis:
CAAAATTAATGCCAGTAACCTACGTAATTGCTGCAGCTTTGATGTCAGTCGCTGCGGTAATCATCGTGGCTGACTTTGTCAATCCCATTAAATTGCTCGGCTAGAAACCGGTGCTAAAGTAGGGGAATCAAACCCCATGAAAACAAGGAGCGTAAATGACTATTGGTCTAGGTATCCCAGAGGGGCCTCCACCGACTTTGGCTGAGCGTCGGAAGACTCGTCAGCTTTTCGTTGGGGATGTCGGTGTGGGGTCTGACCATCCAATCTCCGTTCAGTCAATGACTACTACGAAGACACACGATGTTAACTCCACCCTGCAGCAGATTGCTCAGTTAGCAACTGCAGGTTGCGACATGGTGCGGGTAGCTTGCCCGAAGACTGTTGATGCAGAAGCACTGCCGGCGATTGCTAAGAAGTCCCCAATTCCTGTTATTGCAGATATTCACTTCCAGCCGAAGTACATCTTCTCTGCGATTGATGCTGGCTGCGCCGCGGTTCGCGTGAATCCCGGCAACATCAAGGAATTTGATGGCCGCGTGAAGGAAGTTGCTAAGGCTGCTGGCGATGCGGGAATTCCAATCCGTATCGGTGTTAACGGTGGCTCTTTGGATAAGCGCCTTTTGGAAAAGTATGGCAAGGCAACCCCAGAGGCCCTGGTTGAGTCGGCAATCTGGGAAGCAGGCCTGTTCGAAGAATACGGTTACGGCGATATTGCTATTTCCGTGAAGCACTCGGATCCTGTGTTGATGGTGGAAGCGTACCGTCAGCT
Protein-coding regions in this window:
- the ispG gene encoding flavodoxin-dependent (E)-4-hydroxy-3-methylbut-2-enyl-diphosphate synthase, encoding MTIGLGIPEGPPPTLAERRKTRQLFVGDVGVGSDHPISVQSMTTTKTHDVNSTLQQIAQLATAGCDMVRVACPKTVDAEALPAIAKKSPIPVIADIHFQPKYIFSAIDAGCAAVRVNPGNIKEFDGRVKEVAKAAGDAGIPIRIGVNGGSLDKRLLEKYGKATPEALVESAIWEAGLFEEYGYGDIAISVKHSDPVLMVEAYRQLAEQTDYPLHLGVTEAGPKFMGTIKSSVAFGALLSQGIGDTIRVSLSADPVEEIKVGDQILQSLNLRPRKLEIVSCPSCGRAQVDVYKLAEEVTAGLDGMEFPLRVAVMGCVVNGPGEARDADLGVASGNGKGQIFVKGEVIKTVPEAKIVETLIEEAMRIAEEQGLEAVEGTKAQVRVTR